In Pseudophryne corroboree isolate aPseCor3 chromosome 7, aPseCor3.hap2, whole genome shotgun sequence, a single window of DNA contains:
- the LOC134944696 gene encoding uncharacterized protein LOC134944696 — protein sequence MDDATADVILRDILNKPDYCHNTSIQNSNVVDEQPFFPHATGGRAKTFEYKADDAVAMRYAPTIPSGCDTVAQIPRLSTSGKISKRTTAAETESHQFAAADDAVARRYAPLIPTVSDTCAQIHRPSTSGKISKRTTAAEAENHQFVTPAIVHKDVARSSVMAVHNGCIVPNKRKPARPRTNERSHNSTFTDLKRKLSYSENDKPQRRRIALQTVSCVSNDVAVTSKHTAFNTADRDVAGNTKTVKVKRASRLSRSNVKQLSQSAVITIPDTQVCSETETRHIAGIGLLSNIDSRSNVKQLSQSDVITITDTQDCSETETRHIAGNPVISDIDDINGQELITNCVESTTQDPQNSSDEVLSAVAGIPGDTTTVDCVTSMPNIFTTTALVHASADACVPARGLAPDIVDECQNSEQLGQDAEIQFYALLGKIREDVENMGVKAGYLLKHIKGVCHGSKCKQDIVKEVVETYMNVMSKYIDRSVKTTEFIKANIHHFAEINETDP from the exons atggatgatgcgacggctgatgttattctacgggatatattgaacaaacctgattattgtcacaacacatctatacagaacagcaatgttgttgatgagcaaccgtttttcccacacgcgacagggggtcgtgctaaaacattcgaatataaagcag atgacgctgtagcaatgcgttatgcgccgacgataccatcaggatgtgatacagtagcgcaaataccccgtcttagtacaagcgggaaaatatcaaaacgcacaaccgccgctgaaacggaaagccatcaattcgcagcagcag atgatgctgtagcaagacgctatgctcctttgataccaacagtcagtgatacatgcgcgcagatacacagacctagtacaagcgggaaaatatcaaaacgcacaaccgccgctgaagcggagaaccatcaattcgtaacgccggcaattgtacataaggacgttgctaggtcatcagttatggctgtgcataacggctgtatcgtcccgaacaaacgaaagccagctcgaccaagaacgaatgagagaagtcataattcaacatttacagatctgaaaagaaaattgtcatattccgaaaatgataagccgcaacggagaaggatcgcgttacaaactgtatcatgcgtaagtaatgatgttgctgtaacatcaaaacacacagcgtttaacactgcagaccgggatgtcgctggtaatacaaagactgtaaaggttaagagggcatcgcgtctctcaagaagtaatgttaagcaattgtcgcaatccgctgtaatcacaattccagatacacaggtttgttctgaaacagaaacaagacacatagcaggcattggtttgttatcaaatattgactcaagaagtaatgttaagcaattgtcgcaatccgatgtcatcactattaccgatacacaggattgctctgaaacagaaacaagacacatagccggtaatcctgtgatatcagatattgatgacataaatgggcaagagcttattacaaactgtgtagagtcaacgacacaagatccgcagaatagttctgatgaagtattatcagccgttgcaggaatacctggtgatactacaacggttgattgtgtaacatcaatgcccaatatttttacaacgacagccctggtacacgcatcggctgatgcttgtgtaccggcgcgagggctagcgcccgacatagttgatgaatgtcaaaattcagaacaattaggccaagacgctgaaatacaattttacgcgctgttgggtaagatacgggaagatgttgagaacatgggcgtaaaagccggatacttgttaaaacacattaaaggtgtgtgccacggtagtaaatgtaaacaagacattgttaaagaagttgttgagacgtatatgaatgtcatgtcaaaatacatagatcggtcggttaagaccactgaatttattaaagccaacatacatcattttgcagaaataaatgaaactgatccgtga